In Deinococcus maricopensis DSM 21211, one genomic interval encodes:
- a CDS encoding 3'-5' exonuclease: protein MEYVVFDLETTGLSPERDAIVEIGAIRIRNGEVLEDDTFHTLVNPERDIPWYVSRVHGIRNAHVASAPRITEALPAFLQYAGTTPVVAHNAAFDTGFIRAAAARQGLEWRPQREICTLQLSRRAFPREKSHKLDALAQRLGLLQEARGLHSAHADARLTAHAFAHLLRHLGEHA from the coding sequence ATGGAATACGTGGTGTTCGACCTCGAAACGACCGGCCTCTCCCCGGAACGCGACGCCATCGTGGAAATCGGCGCGATCCGCATCCGGAACGGCGAGGTCCTCGAAGACGACACCTTCCACACCCTCGTAAACCCGGAGCGCGACATTCCCTGGTACGTCTCCCGCGTGCACGGCATCCGCAACGCCCACGTCGCCAGCGCCCCCCGCATCACCGAAGCGCTCCCGGCGTTCCTGCAGTACGCCGGCACCACCCCCGTCGTCGCACACAACGCCGCGTTCGACACCGGCTTCATCCGCGCCGCTGCCGCCCGCCAGGGCCTTGAGTGGCGCCCCCAGCGGGAGATCTGCACGCTGCAACTCTCCCGCCGCGCCTTCCCCCGCGAAAAGAGCCACAAACTCGACGCGCTCGCTCAGCGCCTCGGCCTCCTCCAGGAAGCGCGCGGTTTGCACAGCGCGCACGCCGACGCGCGCCTCACCGCGCACGCCTTCGCGCACCTCCTGCGGCACCTCGGCGAGCACGCCTGA
- a CDS encoding DUF1802 family protein: MALFALKEWDAQVQALGQGSVSVLVRKGGIMETHEGFEVEHREFLLYPTFLHQNPQEVRSPFQSLLRMDPQPGRIVLPALAEVVEVWKVEDAERALRVEPFQALNASAIERRFHYRNRPWLHVLLVRVRPLIKPLALEETPEMLGCVSWVPLEVKDVQAGPPVVPETALQVLRSELQALLTD, encoded by the coding sequence ATGGCTCTGTTTGCTTTGAAGGAGTGGGACGCGCAGGTGCAGGCGCTTGGGCAAGGCAGCGTTTCTGTGCTTGTGCGCAAGGGCGGCATCATGGAAACGCACGAGGGGTTTGAGGTAGAACACCGAGAGTTCCTGTTGTACCCAACGTTCCTGCACCAGAACCCTCAGGAGGTCCGCTCACCGTTTCAGTCCCTTCTCCGCATGGACCCGCAGCCTGGTCGGATTGTCCTTCCAGCGCTCGCGGAAGTCGTTGAGGTCTGGAAGGTGGAGGACGCGGAGCGGGCCCTCCGTGTAGAGCCGTTTCAGGCGCTGAACGCCTCGGCCATTGAGCGGCGGTTCCATTACCGCAATCGGCCGTGGCTGCACGTGTTGCTGGTGCGTGTGCGTCCGCTGATCAAGCCGTTGGCGTTGGAGGAAACGCCGGAAATGCTCGGGTGCGTGTCGTGGGTGCCCCTGGAGGTCAAGGACGTTCAGGCGGGGCCGCCTGTGGTGCCAGAAACGGCGTTGCAGGTGCTAAGGTCTGAGTTGCAAGCCCTGCTGACGGATTGA
- a CDS encoding type II secretion system protein produces MNQGAFTLIELLITIAIIGILGALLIPGLLGAQRRSYDAGAQTCAKSIQTVQAISQLDNRKFLFIGPASNDINRNSDSINANCLISSVFFNDRSDYSTVDSRYIIDVWGKHGSKVFTITPEAFSANTVGATSFSSTGAVGTNLP; encoded by the coding sequence CCATCATCGGAATTCTTGGTGCATTGCTGATTCCAGGCCTTCTAGGCGCACAACGCAGATCATACGATGCTGGTGCGCAAACTTGCGCAAAAAGCATTCAAACTGTCCAAGCAATCTCCCAATTAGATAATAGAAAGTTTCTGTTTATAGGCCCTGCATCAAACGATATAAATCGCAACAGTGATAGTATAAACGCAAATTGTTTGATAAGTAGTGTATTTTTCAATGATCGAAGCGATTACTCAACTGTAGATTCGAGATATATAATTGATGTATGGGGTAAACACGGTAGTAAAGTATTTACAATCACTCCCGAGGCCTTTTCTGCTAACACTGTGGGAGCTACCTCTTTTTCGTCGACAGGTGCGGTTGGCACCAACCTGCCTTGA